From a region of the Vibrio orientalis CIP 102891 = ATCC 33934 genome:
- a CDS encoding FAD-dependent oxidoreductase — MTKILIVGGVAGGASAAARARRLSEEAEIIMFERGPFVSFANCGLPYHIGGEIQDRDKLLLQTPESFLARFNVDVRVMHEVIAINRHAKTITVKNLLDGSEYDEGYDFLLLSPGASPIVPPIAGIDNPLTHSLRNIPDMDRILNTLKTKQVAHATVVGGGFIGLEMMEAFHALGINTSLIEMADQVMTPVDREMAGFVHAEIKHKGIDLQLGVALESVEYQSTNEQENLLLTLNNGQQLETDILIMAIGVRPEIQLAQQAGLQIGELGGIYTTPSMQTSDPSIYAVGDAVEEQDFVTGNRTLVPLAGPANRQGRMAADNMLGRDETYQGTQGTAICKVFDLAVASTGKNEKQLKRDGVIYEKVYVHTASHASYYPGAEIVSFKMLFDPKSGKILGAQAVGKDGIDKRIDVMAVAQRAGMTVEQLQHLELTYAPPYGSAKDVINQAAFVANNLIKGDATAIHYDEITNLTDDQILLDVRNPGELKNVGFIAGAINIPVDQLRQRMDELPKDKEIVIYCQVGLRGNVAYRQLVNNGYKAKNLIGGYRTYLFAQA; from the coding sequence ATGACTAAGATTTTGATTGTTGGAGGCGTAGCTGGCGGCGCCTCTGCTGCTGCAAGAGCACGTCGTTTAAGTGAAGAAGCCGAAATCATTATGTTTGAACGAGGACCGTTCGTTTCATTTGCCAATTGTGGTCTCCCTTACCATATTGGTGGAGAAATCCAAGATCGTGACAAGCTGTTACTGCAAACTCCGGAAAGTTTTTTAGCTCGTTTCAACGTTGACGTAAGAGTTATGCACGAAGTCATCGCGATAAATCGACATGCCAAAACAATTACGGTTAAGAACCTACTTGATGGTTCGGAATATGATGAAGGCTACGACTTCCTACTATTGAGCCCAGGTGCGTCACCTATCGTCCCTCCCATTGCTGGCATCGATAACCCGCTTACCCACTCTCTTCGCAACATTCCTGATATGGATCGAATCCTTAACACCTTAAAAACCAAACAGGTCGCTCATGCCACCGTTGTTGGTGGTGGTTTTATCGGTTTGGAAATGATGGAAGCTTTTCACGCCTTAGGTATTAATACCTCGCTCATTGAAATGGCCGATCAAGTCATGACCCCAGTTGACCGAGAGATGGCTGGTTTTGTTCACGCTGAAATTAAACATAAGGGCATAGACCTGCAACTTGGCGTCGCTCTAGAATCAGTCGAATATCAGTCTACTAATGAGCAAGAAAACCTGTTGCTTACATTGAACAATGGTCAGCAGTTAGAAACCGATATTTTGATTATGGCAATTGGTGTTCGCCCAGAAATACAACTGGCTCAACAAGCGGGACTACAGATTGGCGAATTAGGTGGTATCTATACTACCCCTTCAATGCAAACCAGTGATCCATCTATCTATGCAGTTGGCGACGCGGTTGAAGAGCAAGACTTTGTTACAGGTAATCGCACGCTTGTGCCACTTGCAGGTCCAGCGAATCGCCAAGGTCGTATGGCCGCAGATAATATGCTTGGAAGAGATGAGACGTATCAAGGAACGCAAGGGACCGCAATTTGCAAAGTATTCGATCTTGCTGTTGCCTCAACGGGCAAGAATGAGAAGCAGCTTAAACGCGATGGCGTAATCTATGAGAAGGTCTACGTACATACTGCTAGCCATGCGAGTTACTATCCAGGTGCAGAGATCGTTTCATTTAAGATGCTGTTTGACCCTAAATCAGGCAAGATTTTAGGAGCGCAAGCTGTTGGTAAAGATGGCATAGATAAACGAATCGACGTTATGGCCGTTGCTCAACGCGCCGGAATGACTGTCGAGCAGCTTCAGCACTTGGAGCTGACTTATGCGCCTCCGTACGGCAGTGCGAAAGATGTCATCAACCAAGCCGCTTTTGTTGCAAACAACCTCATCAAAGGTGATGCAACTGCGATACATTATGATGAGATAACCAATCTCACTGATGATCAGATTCTTCTCGATGTTCGTAATCCTGGAGAACTGAAAAATGTCGGCTTCATTGCAGGCGCAATCAATATACCGGTCGATCAGCTACGTCAACGTATGGACGAGCTACCGAAGGACAAAGAGATAGTGATCTACTGTCAGGTGGGTCTACGAGGCAACGTCGCTTATAGGCAACTGGTCAACAATGGATACAAAGCCAAAAATCTTATTGGCGGTTATCGCACTTACTTATTCGCCCAGGCGTAA
- a CDS encoding ArsR/SmtB family transcription factor, with protein sequence MQSNVLEASELLRVMAHPERLMVLCQLTQGEMGVGELQDQSTLSQSAFSQHLTVLRKHRLISARKSSQQVFYSLSDPRVEQLITTLHSVFCDSEEKVNV encoded by the coding sequence ATGCAGAGTAACGTACTTGAGGCGTCCGAACTGCTTAGAGTCATGGCACATCCTGAAAGGTTGATGGTTTTATGTCAGCTAACTCAGGGGGAAATGGGAGTTGGTGAGCTACAAGACCAATCCACTCTTAGTCAGTCTGCTTTTTCACAGCATTTGACGGTACTGAGAAAGCATCGTCTTATCTCTGCTCGTAAATCATCACAGCAAGTGTTCTATTCGCTGTCAGATCCGCGTGTAGAGCAGCTAATTACTACATTACACAGTGTGTTCTGTGACTCTGAGGAGAAGGTCAATGTTTGA
- a CDS encoding YeeE/YedE family protein, which yields MFDSVPWMSLLGGMLLGVSALLLMLVNGKTAGISGVVNGLITPMKGNVQWRLLFVGGMIVGGAIALKIFGIVSPDFAQIPFVALVVGGLLVGFGTRVANGCTSGHGICGIGRLSKRSVIATLVFMVTAAVTVYLRLHL from the coding sequence ATGTTTGATTCGGTTCCTTGGATGTCACTACTAGGAGGGATGCTCTTAGGTGTGTCGGCGCTTTTGTTGATGTTGGTCAATGGAAAAACTGCGGGAATTAGCGGCGTTGTGAATGGGCTCATTACACCAATGAAAGGTAATGTGCAGTGGCGTTTGCTATTTGTAGGAGGGATGATTGTTGGTGGTGCTATTGCATTGAAAATATTTGGAATTGTGTCTCCTGACTTTGCTCAAATTCCCTTCGTTGCTTTGGTCGTTGGTGGATTATTAGTGGGCTTTGGAACTAGGGTGGCGAACGGGTGTACAAGTGGGCATGGAATATGCGGAATTGGGCGTCTATCCAAACGGTCTGTCATCGCGACATTGGTATTTATGGTGACTGCTGCGGTTACTGTTTATCTACGTTTGCATCTATAA
- a CDS encoding YeeE/YedE family protein, whose protein sequence is MKKLMVTLTPLISGLLFGMGMSLSGMIDPQKVIGFLDVTGSWDPSLAFVMGGALAVFMPAYFLVIKPRTVSVSQDQISTPSSSQVDTRLIVGSALFGIGWGTAGICPGPAVSSVWFGGYPVVLFLSTMILGSLLAKQFLNRRDSVKIAKAT, encoded by the coding sequence ATGAAGAAATTAATGGTTACCTTAACGCCTCTTATCAGCGGCCTATTGTTTGGTATGGGCATGTCACTGTCCGGCATGATCGACCCGCAAAAGGTGATTGGCTTTTTAGATGTTACTGGTAGTTGGGATCCGAGTTTAGCATTCGTGATGGGCGGAGCTTTGGCGGTGTTTATGCCAGCCTACTTTCTCGTTATTAAGCCAAGAACGGTGAGCGTCAGCCAAGATCAGATTTCAACACCGTCAAGTTCTCAAGTTGATACGCGATTGATCGTTGGCTCGGCGTTATTTGGTATTGGTTGGGGCACAGCTGGAATATGCCCCGGACCGGCGGTCTCAAGTGTATGGTTTGGTGGCTATCCAGTCGTGCTCTTTTTATCAACGATGATATTGGGTTCTCTGTTAGCCAAGCAATTTTTGAACCGCAGAGACTCGGTGAAAATTGCCAAAGCTACTTAA
- a CDS encoding endonuclease/exonuclease/phosphatase family protein, producing MQKTWPIISVLALLGSFNSYADTLYSAWNLEWLSSTPSSKFKPSQRYDQDYQSLHHHFSSMESDILAFQEVNDKQALTKVIGSDYQFFFSHRSNADNQRHQFSDINQYTGFAIRKGIAVKDMPDIKLDRSPNSKLRFASYVMLHPNSQQPIHALSVHLKARCSGAYNGSKACRTLKVQGQQLNKWIKEREKNNDAYVILGDFNHNLSYNGDWLWKGISQGTDATLATKMTKANCKVKSRNNPNKTHQFKSLIDHIIVSSDLGFHSPKQNLYKVDDVLNRQMSDHCPISVSIK from the coding sequence ATGCAAAAAACATGGCCAATTATTAGTGTCCTCGCTTTATTAGGATCATTTAACAGTTATGCGGATACGCTTTACTCAGCTTGGAATTTAGAGTGGTTGAGCAGTACACCATCTAGCAAGTTTAAACCCTCTCAGAGATATGATCAGGACTACCAATCTTTGCATCACCACTTCTCATCTATGGAAAGCGACATTTTGGCGTTTCAAGAGGTCAATGATAAACAGGCTTTAACGAAAGTCATCGGCAGTGATTACCAATTTTTTTTTTCCCATCGTTCAAACGCCGACAATCAACGCCATCAATTCAGCGATATAAATCAGTACACTGGTTTTGCGATTAGAAAAGGGATAGCAGTAAAAGATATGCCTGATATCAAGCTGGATAGATCACCTAACAGTAAGTTGAGGTTTGCTAGCTACGTCATGCTACACCCAAACTCGCAACAGCCAATCCATGCTCTGTCGGTCCATTTAAAAGCGCGTTGTTCAGGTGCATATAATGGCAGTAAAGCGTGCCGAACTCTTAAGGTTCAAGGTCAACAGCTCAACAAGTGGATAAAAGAACGTGAAAAGAATAATGACGCTTATGTCATCCTTGGAGATTTTAATCACAATCTTAGTTACAACGGAGACTGGTTGTGGAAAGGCATTTCACAGGGCACCGACGCAACATTAGCAACGAAAATGACCAAAGCGAACTGTAAGGTTAAGTCTCGGAATAACCCTAACAAAACCCACCAGTTCAAATCTCTAATCGACCATATCATTGTCAGCAGTGATCTTGGATTTCATTCACCTAAGCAGAACCTCTATAAGGTCGACGATGTTCTTAATCGTCAAATGAGCGACCACTGCCCTATCTCGGTGAGCATTAAGTAG
- the nrdD gene encoding anaerobic ribonucleoside-triphosphate reductase encodes MKPIVIKRDGSRAPFSRDRIQAAVEAAADHNSQEIAIYALNVALAVELKLQDRDEVEITEVQSLVEDELMQGPYKGLARSYIEYRHDRDTAREKQSALTQEIEGLIEESNLDLINENANKDGKVIPTQRDLLAGIVAKHYAKTHILPRDIVQAHEQGDIHYHDLDYAPFFPMFNCMLIDLQGMLTRGFKMGNAEIDTPKSISTATAVTAQIIAQVASHIYGGTTINRIDEVLEPYVMTSYDKHFEIAQEWNIPDAEAFATARTEKECYDAFQSLEYEVNTLHTANGQTPFVTFGFGLGTSWASRLIQQSILKNRIAGLGKNRKTAVFPKLVFGIKDGLNHKAEDPNYDIKKLALECASKRMYPDILNYDKVVEITGSFKTPMGCRSFLGTYEENGELVHEGRNNLGVVSLNLPRIAIQAKGSEAKFYELLDSKLKLARRALETRITRLENVKARVAPILYMEGACGVRLKADDSISDIFKHGRASISLGYIGIHETVNALFGTEAHVYDDAVLREKAVGIIKHMKEAVNSWTDETGYGFSLYGTPSENLCSRFCRIDNKEFGVIKGVTDKGYYTNSFHLDVEKKVNPYDKIDFEMPYPEISSGGFICYGEFPNMQRNVEALENVWDYSYSRVPYYGTNTPIDECYECGYNGEFDCTSKGFTCPSCGNHDSTKVSVTRRVCGYLGSPDARPFNFGKQEEVKRRVKHL; translated from the coding sequence GTGAAACCAATCGTAATCAAGCGTGATGGGTCGAGAGCACCATTTAGTCGAGACCGTATCCAAGCAGCAGTGGAAGCAGCGGCGGATCACAATAGTCAAGAGATCGCTATTTATGCCCTAAATGTGGCATTAGCAGTTGAACTCAAGCTACAAGATCGCGATGAAGTTGAGATCACTGAAGTCCAGAGCCTTGTTGAAGACGAATTGATGCAAGGTCCATACAAAGGGCTAGCACGTTCATACATTGAATACCGTCATGACCGTGATACTGCGCGTGAGAAACAGAGCGCGTTGACGCAAGAGATCGAAGGTTTGATCGAAGAGAGTAACTTAGATCTTATTAACGAAAATGCCAACAAAGACGGTAAAGTGATTCCGACCCAGCGCGACTTACTTGCGGGTATCGTTGCTAAACATTATGCGAAAACTCACATTTTGCCGCGTGATATTGTTCAGGCACACGAACAGGGTGATATTCACTATCACGATCTGGATTATGCACCATTCTTCCCGATGTTTAACTGTATGTTGATTGACCTACAGGGCATGCTGACACGTGGCTTTAAGATGGGTAATGCTGAGATTGATACTCCGAAATCAATCTCTACTGCGACAGCGGTAACGGCGCAAATCATTGCACAAGTAGCAAGCCATATTTACGGCGGTACTACGATCAACCGTATTGATGAAGTGTTAGAGCCGTATGTTATGACGAGCTACGATAAGCACTTTGAGATTGCTCAAGAATGGAATATTCCTGATGCGGAAGCTTTTGCTACTGCTCGCACTGAAAAAGAGTGTTATGACGCTTTCCAATCACTTGAGTATGAAGTAAACACGTTACATACCGCAAATGGTCAGACTCCTTTTGTTACTTTTGGCTTTGGTCTTGGTACGAGTTGGGCATCTCGTCTGATTCAGCAATCGATTCTTAAGAACCGTATTGCTGGTCTTGGTAAAAACCGTAAAACCGCTGTATTCCCAAAACTTGTCTTTGGTATTAAAGATGGTCTGAACCACAAAGCGGAAGATCCAAACTACGACATTAAGAAGCTTGCGCTTGAGTGTGCTTCTAAACGTATGTACCCAGATATTCTTAACTACGACAAAGTCGTTGAAATTACCGGTTCGTTTAAAACTCCGATGGGCTGTCGATCATTCCTTGGTACCTACGAAGAAAATGGTGAACTGGTACATGAAGGCCGTAACAACCTTGGTGTTGTGAGCCTGAACTTGCCACGAATTGCGATTCAAGCCAAAGGTAGTGAAGCTAAGTTCTACGAACTGCTTGATAGTAAGTTAAAGCTCGCACGACGTGCATTAGAAACGCGTATTACACGCCTTGAAAACGTGAAAGCACGTGTAGCGCCAATTCTTTACATGGAAGGGGCATGCGGTGTTCGTCTGAAAGCCGATGACTCTATTTCGGATATCTTTAAACACGGCCGCGCATCTATCTCGTTGGGTTACATTGGTATCCACGAAACCGTTAACGCACTGTTTGGTACAGAAGCACATGTTTACGATGATGCGGTTCTACGTGAAAAAGCGGTTGGCATCATCAAGCATATGAAAGAAGCGGTAAACTCGTGGACTGACGAAACAGGTTATGGCTTTAGCCTATATGGCACGCCAAGTGAAAACTTATGCAGCCGTTTCTGCCGTATCGACAACAAAGAGTTTGGTGTGATTAAAGGTGTGACTGATAAAGGTTACTACACCAACAGCTTCCACTTAGACGTTGAAAAGAAAGTAAACCCATACGATAAGATTGACTTTGAGATGCCATATCCAGAAATCTCAAGCGGTGGCTTTATTTGTTACGGTGAATTTCCGAACATGCAGCGCAACGTTGAAGCGTTAGAAAACGTCTGGGATTACAGCTACAGCCGCGTACCGTATTACGGTACTAATACTCCGATTGATGAGTGTTACGAATGTGGTTATAACGGCGAATTCGATTGTACCAGCAAGGGCTTTACGTGTCCGAGTTGTGGTAATCACGATTCAACCAAAGTGTCGGTAACCCGCCGAGTATGTGGTTACCTAGGCAGCCCAGATGCACGTCCGTTTAACTTCGGTAAGCAAGAAGAAGTTAAGCGTCGAGTGAAGCACCTTTAA
- the nrdG gene encoding anaerobic ribonucleoside-triphosphate reductase-activating protein, protein MNYHQYYPIDVVNGPGTRCTLFVSGCVHQCRGCYNQSTQRLDSGVYFTQEAEDQIIADLNDTRIKKRGLSLSGGDPLHPANVADILKLVKRVRTECPGKDIWVWTGYTLSELDEAQREVVEYIDVLIDGKFEQDKKDLNLEWRGSSNQIIHTFKL, encoded by the coding sequence ATGAACTACCACCAATACTATCCGATTGATGTTGTAAATGGCCCGGGTACGCGCTGCACACTGTTTGTATCAGGTTGTGTGCATCAATGTCGTGGCTGTTATAACCAATCGACTCAGCGATTAGACTCTGGTGTTTATTTCACTCAAGAAGCTGAAGACCAAATCATTGCAGACTTGAATGATACTCGGATTAAAAAGCGTGGCTTGTCGTTATCGGGTGGTGATCCTTTGCATCCTGCGAATGTAGCGGACATATTGAAGCTTGTTAAACGTGTCAGAACTGAGTGTCCAGGGAAAGACATTTGGGTTTGGACCGGCTACACATTAAGTGAACTTGATGAGGCGCAAAGAGAAGTCGTTGAATATATCGATGTCCTGATTGATGGTAAGTTTGAGCAAGACAAGAAAGACCTGAATTTGGAGTGGCGGGGCAGTTCAAACCAAATCATTCATACGTTCAAGCTCTAG
- a CDS encoding aromatic amino acid transaminase → MFSNLPTPVLDPILSLSVAYRNDERTNKVDLGIGVYKNSAGETPVMKAIQMAQDVVVANQKTKSYVGLAGCEEFNQSMIDLLLTGTSATDRVAAIQTPGASGALRMLGDLMKVAQPDTTVWISNPSYVNHKPVMEAAGLKVKFYHYFSPETKQVDTAKMLEDLSKAGPSDVVLLHGCCHNPTGADIDFEAWQAITALSQKNGFTPFVDIAYQGFGDGLEDDAKGLRHMADNVEEMLITTSCSKNFGLYRERTGAAIVIGKSQQDVGNAKGKLLTLARSTYTMPPDHGAALVKTILQNQELTTVWKQELSEMQQRLLNLRQTLCNELRNTHNTSQFDFIESHKGMFTVLGFTQDQMTQLREEYGIYGVGDGRINIAGLTEKDIPYVAEAIIKVS, encoded by the coding sequence ATGTTTTCTAATCTACCAACTCCAGTATTAGATCCTATTTTATCTCTTTCCGTTGCATACCGTAACGATGAACGCACCAACAAGGTTGACCTTGGCATTGGTGTTTATAAGAACAGCGCGGGCGAAACGCCAGTCATGAAAGCCATCCAAATGGCACAAGACGTTGTTGTTGCAAATCAAAAAACCAAGTCTTATGTTGGTCTTGCCGGTTGTGAAGAATTCAACCAAAGCATGATCGACCTTCTTTTGACAGGTACGTCGGCAACCGATCGCGTTGCTGCAATCCAAACGCCTGGTGCGAGTGGTGCACTCCGTATGCTGGGTGACTTGATGAAAGTTGCACAGCCAGATACGACCGTTTGGATCTCGAATCCAAGCTATGTTAACCATAAACCAGTCATGGAAGCGGCAGGCCTTAAAGTTAAGTTCTACCATTACTTCTCTCCAGAGACTAAGCAAGTTGACACTGCTAAGATGCTAGAAGATCTTTCAAAAGCAGGTCCATCTGATGTTGTATTACTTCATGGCTGTTGTCACAACCCAACAGGGGCAGACATCGACTTTGAAGCATGGCAAGCAATCACGGCGTTATCACAGAAAAATGGGTTTACTCCATTTGTAGATATTGCCTATCAAGGCTTTGGTGACGGACTAGAAGATGATGCAAAAGGTCTTCGTCACATGGCCGACAACGTAGAAGAAATGCTGATCACAACATCGTGTTCGAAAAACTTCGGTCTATATCGTGAGCGTACCGGCGCGGCAATTGTTATTGGCAAATCTCAGCAAGATGTCGGAAATGCCAAAGGTAAGCTTCTTACGCTAGCACGTTCTACATACACTATGCCACCTGATCACGGCGCAGCACTAGTGAAAACCATCCTACAAAATCAAGAGCTAACGACCGTTTGGAAGCAAGAGTTGAGTGAAATGCAACAACGCTTGTTAAACTTGCGTCAGACTTTGTGTAATGAATTGAGAAATACCCACAATACTTCACAATTCGACTTTATTGAAAGCCACAAAGGCATGTTTACTGTGCTAGGCTTTACGCAAGACCAAATGACGCAACTCCGTGAAGAATATGGTATTTATGGGGTAGGCGATGGTCGTATTAATATCGCGGGCCTGACTGAAAAGGACATCCCTTACGTAGCCGAAGCGATTATCAAAGTATCTTAA
- a CDS encoding ATP-dependent zinc protease — MNKPWKVLIPIMLSGGLMACSTTGPAPVEPEQKPVIEEPVIEPEVEQPKEEVVEPVKPEPTKPKEPVVEVQAKKTSDGKLLLGEEEWVYVPGLQQSFKSRVDTGATTSSISAVDVIPFERDGKDWVKFKIEHDGVKSKEIALPVKRWVKIRQSSTEGTHKRAVVEAWIQLGDLKEKTDFTLADRTHLSFPLLLGRSFFKDVAVVDVSKKFVQDKHK; from the coding sequence ATGAATAAACCATGGAAAGTGCTGATTCCAATTATGTTAAGCGGTGGCTTAATGGCATGTTCCACAACGGGTCCAGCGCCAGTAGAGCCGGAACAAAAGCCTGTTATTGAAGAGCCGGTCATTGAGCCGGAGGTTGAACAGCCAAAGGAAGAGGTTGTTGAGCCTGTTAAGCCGGAGCCAACGAAACCTAAAGAGCCAGTCGTTGAAGTTCAAGCAAAGAAAACGTCCGATGGTAAGTTACTATTAGGCGAAGAAGAGTGGGTATACGTTCCAGGACTACAACAAAGCTTTAAATCACGCGTAGACACAGGAGCCACGACTTCTTCAATTAGCGCTGTTGATGTTATTCCGTTTGAGCGAGATGGAAAAGACTGGGTTAAGTTTAAAATTGAACATGACGGAGTGAAGAGCAAAGAAATTGCGCTTCCTGTTAAACGTTGGGTGAAAATTAGACAGTCTAGTACAGAAGGAACGCACAAGCGTGCCGTCGTTGAAGCATGGATTCAACTTGGTGACTTGAAAGAGAAAACCGATTTTACACTAGCAGATCGAACGCATCTTTCGTTCCCGCTTCTACTAGGGCGTAGCTTTTTCAAAGATGTTGCTGTTGTCGATGTGAGCAAGAAATTCGTTCAAGATAAACACAAATAA
- a CDS encoding NUDIX hydrolase — MKHLSKAIVVQDGKVLVQETVKSSSGAKVIDFPLGRVSDNESATDAARKLIVESDSNNVQHAATFSGVNEKGGRTYYAIFKADAQVKLKLAQSDMPESTRWVAPKDLPLNDFYAEDIDFIKTHLPQYS, encoded by the coding sequence ATGAAACACTTGTCTAAGGCTATTGTTGTGCAAGATGGCAAAGTTTTGGTTCAAGAGACTGTAAAGTCATCAAGTGGGGCTAAAGTCATCGACTTTCCACTTGGGCGAGTTAGCGACAATGAGTCAGCAACCGATGCGGCGCGTAAGCTCATTGTAGAATCTGACTCGAATAATGTTCAACATGCTGCGACATTCAGTGGCGTTAACGAAAAAGGTGGTCGTACTTATTACGCGATCTTTAAAGCGGATGCTCAAGTAAAGTTGAAACTTGCTCAATCAGACATGCCGGAAAGTACGCGCTGGGTTGCGCCAAAAGATTTACCACTCAATGACTTTTATGCAGAAGATATCGATTTTATTAAGACGCATCTACCTCAATACAGTTAA
- a CDS encoding FKBP-type peptidyl-prolyl cis-trans isomerase, with translation MSKIIFPIIIFVLAVFFIYRTWTNHKAGEENFAIGQTFLLENAKKQGVITTESGLQYEVLHKGEGTEHPTATSKVKVHYHGTLIDGTVFDSSVERGQPISFKLNQVIKGWQEGLTYMSVGDKFRLYIPSPLAYGKNGSGPIPPAAALIFEVELLEIQ, from the coding sequence ATGTCTAAGATTATTTTCCCAATCATTATCTTCGTTCTTGCAGTATTTTTTATCTACCGCACTTGGACTAACCATAAAGCAGGTGAAGAAAACTTTGCGATTGGCCAAACCTTCTTACTTGAAAACGCCAAAAAACAAGGTGTTATCACAACTGAAAGTGGTCTTCAGTACGAAGTGCTGCATAAAGGCGAAGGCACTGAGCACCCAACTGCGACCAGTAAAGTAAAAGTTCATTACCACGGTACCTTGATTGACGGTACTGTATTTGACAGCTCTGTTGAACGCGGTCAACCAATTAGCTTCAAATTGAATCAAGTAATTAAGGGCTGGCAAGAAGGTTTAACCTACATGAGTGTTGGTGATAAGTTCCGTCTTTATATTCCTAGCCCACTGGCTTACGGTAAAAACGGCTCTGGCCCTATCCCACCAGCAGCAGCACTTATCTTTGAAGTGGAACTATTAGAAATTCAGTAA
- a CDS encoding thiol:disulfide interchange protein DsbA/DsbL yields the protein MKKLVTFALIALSTLLVGCSESTTPQEGTHYQQLPANLATFRLPLVTEVFSLNCGHCRKMENEIPTIEKLTGESIGKVHVTFNESAQIGAMIYYAAEMQLGKKPDHDMMLDLFAATQMGDGASLGDKKIAIDKAFESRNLTSPYNFNEDQQKQLFAAMQLADDITTKGEINSVPTFVVKGKYIVNTSAHQDVEGIANTIKFLITQP from the coding sequence ATGAAAAAGCTTGTTACTTTCGCGCTCATTGCGTTATCAACACTGCTTGTTGGGTGTTCTGAAAGCACAACCCCACAAGAAGGCACCCATTACCAACAACTGCCAGCGAATCTTGCTACGTTTCGTCTACCTCTTGTTACTGAAGTCTTCTCTCTAAATTGTGGCCATTGCCGTAAGATGGAAAACGAAATTCCTACTATTGAGAAATTGACCGGCGAAAGCATCGGCAAGGTTCACGTAACCTTCAATGAAAGTGCTCAGATCGGCGCAATGATTTATTACGCAGCTGAAATGCAATTGGGCAAAAAACCGGATCACGACATGATGCTTGATCTGTTCGCAGCGACACAGATGGGTGACGGTGCATCACTAGGTGATAAGAAGATCGCGATCGATAAAGCTTTTGAAAGCAGAAACCTAACTAGCCCATATAACTTCAACGAAGACCAACAAAAGCAACTTTTTGCAGCAATGCAACTGGCGGATGACATCACCACTAAAGGTGAAATCAACTCAGTTCCTACTTTCGTGGTTAAAGGTAAATACATCGTGAACACGAGTGCTCACCAAGACGTTGAAGGTATTGCTAACACCATCAAGTTCCTTATTACTCAACCATAA
- a CDS encoding OmpA family protein: protein MKRLVLPLILTLAGCSNMADEIAMLGNDMLDTAPRSDFDVRHPEWGTPTNISPSGVRGPMGQQRTQSYHNLQSFLTSNGVDYELLPGNHVMVKLKDTIKFNTGSSNVSPDSQYWLDMMGSYLATQPGIDIVIDGHADSTGAPTFNDGLSMKRASAVKRQLVRNNVAMDSIFTRGYGEYVPACSNKTKAGKACNRRVEVLFIVSNN, encoded by the coding sequence ATGAAGCGCTTGGTATTACCACTTATTTTAACATTGGCAGGCTGTAGCAATATGGCAGATGAGATAGCGATGCTCGGCAATGATATGCTTGATACAGCGCCACGCTCTGATTTTGATGTTAGACACCCAGAGTGGGGCACCCCAACGAATATCTCGCCTTCAGGAGTTAGAGGCCCGATGGGCCAGCAGCGCACTCAGAGCTATCACAATTTACAAAGTTTCTTGACCAGTAACGGCGTTGACTACGAGCTATTGCCTGGTAACCACGTAATGGTAAAGCTGAAAGACACCATTAAGTTTAATACTGGCTCCTCAAACGTATCACCTGACTCACAATACTGGCTTGATATGATGGGCAGTTATCTCGCAACTCAGCCGGGAATCGATATTGTTATCGATGGCCACGCAGACAGTACGGGTGCACCTACGTTTAACGACGGCCTTTCTATGAAGCGAGCGAGTGCCGTAAAGCGTCAGTTGGTACGTAATAACGTCGCGATGGATTCAATCTTTACTCGCGGGTATGGTGAGTATGTACCGGCTTGTAGCAATAAAACGAAAGCGGGAAAGGCGTGTAATCGCCGTGTAGAAGTGCTCTTTATTGTCTCAAACAATTAG
- a CDS encoding YgjV family protein, producing MDMVEILGYAASIMVAISLTMKDIVKLRVLNFIGCALFTAYGLMIDAWPVVVTNGFIACVNVYFLAKMQSEKKDDQVKSAA from the coding sequence ATGGATATGGTTGAAATTCTAGGTTATGCAGCGTCTATCATGGTCGCTATCTCACTTACGATGAAAGACATTGTGAAACTACGTGTTCTTAACTTCATCGGTTGTGCATTGTTTACTGCATACGGCCTTATGATTGATGCCTGGCCTGTAGTCGTAACTAACGGCTTCATTGCGTGTGTTAACGTTTATTTCCTAGCAAAGATGCAAAGCGAAAAAAAAGACGATCAAGTTAAAAGCGCCGCATAA